The Euwallacea fornicatus isolate EFF26 chromosome 3, ASM4011564v1, whole genome shotgun sequence genome has a segment encoding these proteins:
- the LOC136350676 gene encoding mid1-interacting protein 1-like isoform X3 codes for MHIMCEVVLATTLIQKNCLRRIARNDDTESSPHSVMNVIEKFVKTVNVMDETILVPCRLMDLKVGDEQDPASEKHKNKYAVQQTLKATDLFEIYSMLKNVKDGLLWGGKAQPVQDIPETSLVSVLPIKGHIRRPSTVSVGSTNSSTSAMSDSDSETGSCNENDSGIEEVVPEECRTERIAHDFQRHLVGLTRSLKEMTEAAQYLTWRYQHDIGGPV; via the exons ATGCATATCATGTGCGAAGTTGTGTTGGCAACGACCCTAATTCAAAA GAATTGCCTACGCCGCATCGCACGAAACGATGATACAGAGAGTTCACCGCACAGCGTTATGAACGTCATCGAGAAATTCGTCAAAACCGTGAACGTCATGGATGAAACCATCCTGGTTCCATGCAGGTTGATGGATCTGAAGGTGGGCGATGAGCAAGACCCGGCTTCCGAGAAACACAAGAACAAATATGCAGTGCAGCAGACTTTGAAGGCTACAGACCTTTTCGAAATCTACAGTATGCTCAAGAACGTCAAGGATGGATTGTTATGGGGTGGTAAGGCCCAACCTGTACAGGATATTCCGGAGACATCCTTAG tttcagTTCTTCCAATAAAAGGACACATCCGGCGACCATCAACAGTAAGCGTTGGCTCGACTAACTCGAGTACTTCTGCAATGAGCGATTCCGACTCGGAGACAGGTAGTTGCAATGAAAACGATTCAGGAATCGAGGAAGTGGTGCCAGAAGAATGCCGTACCGAAAGGATAGCCCATGATTTCCAGAGGCATTTGGTGGGACTCACCAGGTCGTTAAAAGAGATGACCGAAGCTGCCCAGTACCTGACTTGGCGCTATCAGCACGATATTGGCGGGCCAGTTTAA
- the LOC136350676 gene encoding mid1-interacting protein 1-like isoform X2, with translation MLILSSQGDSICEGSFNRNCLRRIARNDDTESSPHSVMNVIEKFVKTVNVMDETILVPCRLMDLKVGDEQDPASEKHKNKYAVQQTLKATDLFEIYSMLKNVKDGLLWGGKAQPVQDIPETSLVSVLPIKGHIRRPSTVSVGSTNSSTSAMSDSDSETGSCNENDSGIEEVVPEECRTERIAHDFQRHLVGLTRSLKEMTEAAQYLTWRYQHDIGGPV, from the exons ATGCTGATTTTGTCGAGTCAAGGTGACAGTATTTGCGAGGGTTCATTCAACAG GAATTGCCTACGCCGCATCGCACGAAACGATGATACAGAGAGTTCACCGCACAGCGTTATGAACGTCATCGAGAAATTCGTCAAAACCGTGAACGTCATGGATGAAACCATCCTGGTTCCATGCAGGTTGATGGATCTGAAGGTGGGCGATGAGCAAGACCCGGCTTCCGAGAAACACAAGAACAAATATGCAGTGCAGCAGACTTTGAAGGCTACAGACCTTTTCGAAATCTACAGTATGCTCAAGAACGTCAAGGATGGATTGTTATGGGGTGGTAAGGCCCAACCTGTACAGGATATTCCGGAGACATCCTTAG tttcagTTCTTCCAATAAAAGGACACATCCGGCGACCATCAACAGTAAGCGTTGGCTCGACTAACTCGAGTACTTCTGCAATGAGCGATTCCGACTCGGAGACAGGTAGTTGCAATGAAAACGATTCAGGAATCGAGGAAGTGGTGCCAGAAGAATGCCGTACCGAAAGGATAGCCCATGATTTCCAGAGGCATTTGGTGGGACTCACCAGGTCGTTAAAAGAGATGACCGAAGCTGCCCAGTACCTGACTTGGCGCTATCAGCACGATATTGGCGGGCCAGTTTAA